The window TATCTTCTAACCATTCAAAGTTTTTAACAATTTCTCTTTTTACATTTTTCTTATGAGCTGCATAAAGTTGAGTTGTAGTTACATTATCATGGTCTAATAAATTTTGTACATCATATATTGAAAATCCGTACTGTATCAAAGAAGTGGCAGATGTGGCTCTTAATTTATGAGGACTATATCCGCTACCGCGAGGTATACCCATAGCTATTGATGTATACTTTATAACCAATTCTCTTATTGCTTTTAATGTCATCCTTTTATTTTGAAGAGATAAAAAAAGAGCATCTTTATATTGAACTTCAAGATAATCAGAATTTGTTCTTTCGCTTTTAATGTAATCTAGAACAACTGATTCGCAAGTTTTATTGAGGGGCATTAAAGCTTCTTTTCCTCTTTTTCTATAGATTTTAAATTCTCCTCTAGTAAAGTTGAATGACGAAATATTAAGTTCTCTAAGTTCGCTAAGTCTCAAACCGTATGTAATGAACAATATCAAGATGGCTTTATCTCTTAATTTTGTTTTTTTCCAATAGATTTTTTCTTTTTCAGTTAAGCCTTGACCAGATTCAACTGCATCTATCATTTTTGCAACTTCATCAATTTCTAATCTTTTTATGGCATCTGGTTGTGGCTTTGGCAGTTTTATAGGATTGAAACCATCTGTAATATTTTGATTTATTTGTTCATTTCTATATAAGAATTTAAACAAAGAAGATAACGAAGATTTTTTTCTAGCTAATGATCTGTTGTTATTTTCAAATACTTGTGTATTCTTATTTGTTTTTTTATAGTATCTTGAACAATAATCTCCTAAAAATAAATTAATATCTCTTGCTTTAATATTGTTAAATTCATCAATACTTATATCTGTGCAACTAGTTGATGTTGTTAAATCTGATTCGTTTACTAAATATTTGCAAAAAAACAAAATGTCTTCTAAATAAGCTAATCGAGTTGATGAAACAACTGCACTTTTAAGATATACAAAAAAATCTTTCATATATTTAGGTAACTGTTTTTCAACATTAATACAATTTTCAATTATTGAATTTTCCTTTAGAACTATGTTATCTGGTTTATCTGATTTATTATGTATTTTTAGATTCTTGTGCAATTAAAACACTCCTTGCGTATAAATATTATAATATTCATATGATATCAATTTAAGTTGTAAAAAACAAGAGTTATACAAATTCCGAACAATTTGGCAGGGTCTAAAATTAAAAACCTCGGGAAAATTTTATAAAAACACGAATTATATCTATATTTTAATATATAAAATACGGGAAAAGAGGTTACTTTTTACTCTATAATTCAAATGAGTATCAAGCAAAATTAGTATCTGATCTTTTTTCGAATAAAGTATTTAATAAAATGTAAATTTTGATGATAATATTTAACTTAACTGTAATATAAATAAGAATTTTATTATACTTATTTATATTTAATGCTATAATAAACATTAAAATAAGTTATATAAAAAGGAAGTGTTATTATTGATTAAATGTAATTTTGATGGTGCTTGTAATAACAATGGAAACAAAGAGGCTGATACTGGATTGGGATATGCTATTTACGATACAAAACATAATGTTTATTTAAAAGAAATATCCTTATATGGAGGAAACGGTACTAATAATACAGCTGAATATAAGGCTTTAATAGAATGTATGAAGGATTTGATCGGATTAGGTTTGATTAAAGAAGAGATAAACATATATGGAGATTCTGATCTTATAATAAAACAAGTTATAGGACAGTGGAAGTGTAAAAAAGAACATTTAATTCCTCTTAGAGATGAAGCTGTTAAACTTATGAATAAATTTGATGATTTAAATATAAAATGGGTGCCTAGAAATGAAAATGCCCTGGCAGATAAATTATCAAAAGAAGGAATAAATCAAAAAAATGCTATAAAAGATATAAATGACGATAAAACAATAAACAAAGAAGTTCTCCCGATAACCGTATTTAATTTAGGGGATGGTATATACAAGGTTGTAGATCGAGGATGCTTTTATGCGGTTGATATCAATAGAAAGTTTTGTTCTTGCCCAGAAAATCAAAAAAATAAAGAAAAGTGTAATCATATAATGTATATAGAAAATATGTAAAAACGGATATTTATGTATTTAAGCAGATTAATTGCAATGAAAAGGGGGGGAAGATTTTATGAATATTATAGATTTAACTCATTTGATTTATCCAAACATGCCTGTTTTTCCAGGTACCGATACACCTGTTTTGGAAAAGGCCAACACTATAGAAAAAGATGGTTTTTGTGAAATGAAAATGACCATGTATTCTCATACAGGTACACATATAGATGCTCCTGCACATATGCTAAAAGATGGAGTTACATTAGATAAATTAGATGTAAATAACTTCATAGGTACAGCTATTATTTTAGAATTTAAGGACAAAAAACATATAAAGTTAAAAGATATACTGCCATATAAAGATAAAATAGCCAAATCTGATTTTGTAATAATTAAAACTGGATGGAGTAAGTTTTGGGGTAAAAAAGAATATTTTGAAGAGTTTCCATCTATAAATATAGATGTAGCTAATTGGTTGGTTAATTTTAATTTAAAGGGGATAGGTGTAGATGCTATATCTATAGATGATATGAAATCTACTTCATTTGAAGTCCATAAAACATTAATGAAAAATAATCTGATTATAATAGAGAATCTTACTAATTTAGAGAAAATAGAAGATACTTTTTTTACATTGACAGTTTTACCTTTAAAAACACTTAATGCTGATGGAGCTCCTGTAAGAGCTATAGCTGTTATATAGTAAAATTTCATAATATAAATGAACTAGTTTACATACATGAGTATGATATTTAGTTCATTTATATTATGAATAGCGTTTTTACTATTAAATATTATCTATATCCTTTATATCATAAACTTCATTATATTCACAGTACTGTATAGCATTAAAAATATTATCTGAAATATCCTGGGATACATCTTTATTAAAAAACAATATTCCTATACTTTTATATTTATCACATATAACATCTTTAGCAACTATTTTTCCTTCGTATCCAGCCAATACATCATTTATTTCTTCTCCGAGTTTAGAAAAGATTTCATCTTGTTTCCAAGCTATAAATCCTATAAAAGATTTTGTTATACACTCGTCAAAACCTTTATTTATTAATATTTCTTTCCAAGTTATATTTTCTATGTTCATAAATAAAACCTCCTATAATAAATAATACTAATTTTAGATTAACCTTATTTAAGTTGTATTATTCTACCATGCCATGGATCTAAAAACATAAGATGAGTAAATTCATATTATAAAAAATAATATATATTTTCATGTATAAAAATTATAAAACAGTCTAAAATAAAATGTACAATATTAAATACTGGAGGAATATTATGGATAATTTAAGTATTGCAGCTATAAGAATAGATCAAAGAACAGATTCTGCTACTAAAGTACAAGAAATATTAACTCAAAATGGAGATATGATTTTAAATAGATTTGGTATGCATGATCCTATAGAGGTGAATACAGGTCTAATAACATTGAACTTAAGAGCAGAAAAAAACAGAATAAATAATATGATAAATGAATTGAGTAGACTAAATGGAGTAAGAGTTAATCATATGGAAGTATAAAATAAAGCAGTTCAAGTAATTTGAACTGCTTTATTAATGAAAAATAGTGGGGATGATGTTTGATATACATAAGCCATGGATAGATTATTAAGTAAAATATCATTAGAATCATATTAACAGATATTATCAATAGAAACGGTGAAATCAAGTAGCTATTTGATTAGAGATATTTTATAATAAATTATTTGATATCTTAATAATTTGAGATTCTATGTAAAATCCAAATAAGTCAAAATTAATTCATTAAATATTTTATATAATTAATTTTAAAATATATAATGAATTAATTATTATAAGATTAATTATATAAAAACATTAGATTTAACATAAAAGGAATTAGAGGGTACCTCTAAAAATAGAATTCAACTAGTCTTTAAATGTATATTTAGGGAATAGTTGAATCTGGAATTATAACTTTTAGTTACATATGCCTTTATATTGCTTGTTTTGTGTATATAATAATATATTTTAGTTTTATTAAAAATATATTATTATTGATTACTGTATCATATATTTTTAAACGTTCAAATTTGACAAGTTTTGCATAAATTTCATGAATATTTATTGTATAGTTTGATTTTATATTTTTATTTAATTTATTTAATATAGTTTTATACATATTAAATTTGATTTTTTCTATTTTAATGAAAATGATTATCACTAGATTTTATTTTATAATTAAAAAACCTCATTGCGTTTGCAATAAGGTTTTTTAATTTGATATCAGTTTAATATTTTTCTATTTACATTCAAAATCATCTATTAACTCAATATATTCTTTTGGTAAAGGTTTTGGCTGCTGAGTATATTTAATTTTATTTAAGGAATTCTTATTTTCTTTTAAAACTATATTATCATCTTTTAATTCTATATACTCCCCTTCCAAAGGCTCTATAGTTACATTTTTACATAAACCACATTTTTTACATTCTTCTCTCATTAAACACTCTCCTCAATATTTAGTTATTAATCTTAGAAATAAATCATAACATTTAATAAATACTGTGTAAATATATCTATTATATAAAGTTAATATAAAATAAAGAATTGTGTATTTTTGATCTATGGGGGTAAAGAAATAATAAAGATTTTAAGCTTTGATTTCAAGAAAAAAGTTAAAAATAGTGAATTTTCTAAAAACTTAAGCTATTCACGTTGTTTATCTGCTATAATAATATATAATAGAAGTTAATATTTAAAAGGGGGTTAGAGTATGTCAAAGGTTATTGATTTTAATTTAGCTAAAAAAAAGATTAAACACAAACAACAAAGTAAAAATAATTATTTTAAAAAAATAAAATTTCAAAATAATAAGGTTTTATTAATGGTATTTATGGTTATACTCAGTATCGTTGGCTTGTTTTCTCTACTGACTCCTTTGAGACAACCTAATAAAGCAGTGGATATAGAGATGAATAGTAGCTCAATTGTAAATTATAATTCAAATTCAAATCTAATGCACAATTATATTTCTTGAAAATATAAAATTATATTTTAAATATTATACGATTTTTTTGTGCCTGATTCAATATTCAATAAATAATCATTAAACAACCTTAAAAAAACAAGGTTTCAAAAATCTTTTTTTTGTATTTTCTAAAGATTGCAAAAAATAAATAATATTTTACATTTTGATCAAATTTAGTTATTGCAAGATGTTAATAATTACAAAAAATAAATTAAAATAAAAAAAGCATGCGTTAAAATGTATGCTTTTTTTTATTTGATTTTAAAAAATGTTATTATTTCTTTTTTTTGAATATAAAAAAAATTGCCAAAAGTCACGCAAGCTTTAATCTATTGATATTTCTAATGAATGTTGTTATAATTATTGTGAATTAGCAAAGCTTTGGAATGAATTGTCATAAAATTCACTCAAGACGATATATTCCATAAGTATATTAAAGACTTTAATTATTATTATAGTTTTTAATATAAATAATTATTTTATTATAATGTAATTATTTTATAAGAAAAATTTTTTACAAGAAATTTAAGGAGGAAATAAAATGAACAAAACATCTAAAGATGTAATCGTAGTAGGATTTGCACTATTTGCAATGTTTTTCGGTGCAGGAAACTTAATATTCCCACCTGCTCTTGGACTTATGACGGGTGATGCTTGGGTACCTGGGTTAATCGGATTTTTATTAACAGGTATAGGAATGCCTGTACTTGGAATTATAGCTGCTTCTAAAGCTGGTGGTAGTTTAAGTGATTTAGCTGACAAAGTTAATCCTACATTTAGTAAAATTATAGGAACAGTTATAATGCTAGCTATAGGACCTCTTTTAGCTATACCTAGAACGGGTGCTACTACTTTTGAAATGGGATTTGCACCTTTATTCCCATCAGTAAGCCCTATATTAGTATCTGTAATATTCTTTGGAGTAACGTTATTCTTAGTTATAAACCCATCTGGAATAGTTGATAAAATAGGAAAAGTTCTTACACCTGTTTTATTAATATCTTTACTTGTTGTTATAATCAAAGGAATTATGAATCCTATAGGATCTCCTGTTGATACAGGAATGCAAAATGCATTTTCAAAAGGATTTACAGAAGGATACCAAACTATGGATGCTTTAGCTTCTATGGTTTTCGCAGGAATAGTAATTGGTTCTTTAGTTCAAAAAGGATACACTGATACTAAAGATCAAATTAAATTAACTGTAATGGCTGGTCTTGTAGCAGCTGCAGGTCTTGCTATTGTATATGGTGGATTAATGTACTTAGGAGCTACATCAAGTGGCGTATTCCCAGCTGATATAGCAAGAACTCAATTAACTATAAGTATTACAGAAAGTATATTAGGTAATGCTGGAAAAGCTTTAATAGGAATATCTGTATCTTTAGCATGTTTAACTACTGCAGTTGGACTTACAGCAACTTGTGGAGAATACTTCTCTAATCTTTCAAATGGTAAAATTGGTTACAAACCTATAGTTATTGGTGTTACTATATTCAGTGCTGTTATGTCTAACTTCGGAGTTGATGCAATAGTTAAAATAGCAGTTCCTCTACTTGTAACAGTATATCCTGTAGGTATAATATTGATCGTTTTCAATATATTTGATGATTACATACCTAATAAAACTGCTTATACAGGAGCGGTATTTGGAGCAGTATGTATCAGTTTATTTGACGCTTTAGCTGCTATGGGTACTCCAGTAACAGCTGTGAGTGAATTAATTTCTAAATTACCTTTAGCTAGTTCAGGATTCGCATGGATATTACCAGCTATAGTAGGATCTATAATTGCTATGGCTACTATGAAGAAAAAGCAAGAAAATGTATAATAAATAAAAAAAATCCTTATCGTCTACTCAAGACGATAAGGATTTTTAAAAAACATATATTTTTTTAGTTTTAATTTTCCGAATTTTTGAATTAAATCTAATATTTGGATTAAACTCAAAATTCTTTAAAAGGGGTGTTATAGAGATATGAATAAACAATCTAAAGATATTATTGTAGTGGGATTTGCACTATTTGCAATGTTCTTTGGTGCAGGAAATTTAATATTCCCTCCTGCTCTTGGTATGCAAACCGGTACTTCTTGGGTTACGGGTTTTCTAGGATTTTTATTAACAGGTATAGGAATGCCTGTACTTGGAATTATAGCTGCTTCTAAAGCTGGTGGTAGTTTAAGTGATTTGGCTGATAAAATAAGCCCAACATTTAGTAAAATATTAGGTACTATTATAGTTTTAGCTATAGGCCCTCTTTTAGCTATACCTAGAACGGGTGCTACTACTTTTGAAATGGGAATTAGACCTTTATTTCCTCAAGTAAGTCCCGTATTAGTATCTATAATATTTTTTGGTATAACACTATATCTAGTTATGAACCCATCTGATATAGTCGATAAAATAGGAAAAGTTCTTACACCTGTTCTATTAATATCTCTTTTAATTATAATTATTAAAGGAATTATAAGTCCTATAGGAATACCTGCTGATACAGGAATCCAAAATGCATTTTCCAATGGATTTACAGAAGGATATCAAACAATGGATGCTTTAGGATCCGTTATACTAGCTGGTATAGTAATAAATTCTTTAATTCAAAAAGGATATACAGATATTAAAGATCAAGTAAAACTATCAACTTTTGCTGGTCTTGTAGCTGCTAGTGGACTTGCTATTATATACGGAGGTTTAATGTATTTAGGAGCTACATCTAATACTGTATTTTCATCTGATATTACAAAGACTCAACTTACAATAAGTATTACAGAAAGTATATTAGGTAATACAGGTAAGATTATAATAGGGTTAGCTGTATCTTTAGCCTGTCTTACTACATCAATAGGACTTACAGCAACTTGCGGTCAATATTTTTCTAAACTATCAAAAGGTAAACTAAGTTATAAGGTAATAGTAATTGGGGTTGCTGTTTTTAGTGCAGTGGTTTCTAATTTTGGAGTTGAAACTATAGTTAAAGTTGCAGTTCCGTTGCTTGTAACGGTTTATCCTATTGTAATAATACTAATAGTTATGAATATTTTCGATGATTACATACCTAATAAAGCTGCTTATACAGGAGCTGTATATGGAGCTTTATGTGTAAGCTTATTTGATGCTTTAAGCGCTATAGGTATACAAATATCAAACATAAATTCTATACTATCTAAATTACCATTAGCAAGTTCTGGTTTTGCATGGTTAACACCGGCTATATTAGGATCTTTAATTGCCATGGCTACTATGAAAAAACAACATACAGTATAATTATCGTGCTTAATTTAATTTTATATATGAAAATTCGAAACTTCTATAATTTATAAATAAAAAAACATCAACTTTCATCCTAAAGTTGATGTTTTTTTATTTTATTTTAAGAAATTATGTTATATAATAAAATTAAGAATTTTTAGAAAAGTTTAACTTTTCAAACAAAACAGAAGGGAGTTTTATTATGAACGTTTCTGATTATGATTTCCCCTCACCTAAATTTATTATATTTCACTATTTTATAAAATGGTTTATAGATAGTTTTGGAATAATACCGTATTTTATATTTATAGTAGGATCTGTATTACTATTTTGTATGTATGCTCTTAGAAAAAGTTTTAAGAAAAATGAATTTGATAAAATAGTTATGATATCAATATTTACATTGATAATAATTGGTGGATTAATAGGTCTTGGATATGATATTAATAATGGATATCCTATAACCTTCAAATAGTTAAGTTAACATCTTTTGAATAAAATCATATATTATATAGAAGATATTTGAAAGGTGTTGAGATTATGATTAATAGATTTTTATATCCATATATGCCATATATTAGACAAATAAAACCTTCTTACATTAGAGTATTACATGCTTCTCCAGATGCTCCACCTGTAGATATATATGCGAATAACAATTTAATAGCTAAAAATATACCTTATAAAGGTTTTACTCCCTATATTAGTGTCGCTCCTGGAAACTATGTAATATCTGTTTTTGTATCTGGAACTACACAAAACCCAGTTTTAGTAAAAAATATTCAGGTTCCTAATGACACAATAGCAACAGTCGCTGCTACAGGTTATGCATCTGATTTAGATTTATTACCTATAGTAGAACCTGTGGAGCCTATACCTAACAACAAAACTATGGTTAGGTTTGTTCACCTATCTCCAAATACACCTAATGTAGATATAACTTTACCTAATGGAACTATATTATTTGAAGATATCGGGTATGAAGAAATAACAGAATATGTACCTGTACCACCGGGTAATTATACAGTTGAAGCCAAAGTTGCAGGAACTGATCAAACAGCTTTAACAGTACCTAATATTAACCTTAAACCTAACAGATTTTATAGTATATACGCAGTTGGTTTTTTAGATGACAGACCTCCTCTACAAGTATTAATACCTTTAGATGGAAATAGTTATATAAAATAAGGACCTCTATATTTTTAGAGGTTTTTTATTTTGTTTATAAATATAGTTTACATATAATTCAAAAAATTGGTATAATCGTTTAAAAGGAGATGATAAAGTGAAAATTCTTATATTAAGTCTTTTGATAGGAATTTTATTAGGAAGCTTCAAAATTATTCCTAATAAATACCTTAAATTAAATTCAAAATTTCAATTATTTGCTCTTATACTACTTTTGTTTTCAATGGGTATATCAATAGGATCTAATAAAGAGATGTTTAATTCAATTAATACATTAGGATTGCAAGCTATATCTTTTTCTATAATGACTATAATATTTAGTACATTAGTTTTGTATCTAATAACTAATTTATTTTTTAATACAAAAGAATTCCAAAAGGAGGATACTGAAAAATGATATATTATATTATATCGGCTTTATTACTAGGTGTACTTTCAGGGTATTATATAGTTCCTGAGAATATATTAAAAAATATAGATTTAATATCAACTATAGCTTTGAACCTATTAATTTTATCTGTTGGAATTGATCTTGGAGAAAATAAATCTGTTTTTGAAAAAATAAAAGAACGAGGATTATAAATTCTTTTAATACCATTTTCAGTTGTTATAGGAAGTTGTATTGGAGGTATTGTATGTGCTTTTATATACAAAATTCCTATTAATATAGCTCTTTCTATATCGTGCGGCTTTGGATGGTATAGTCTTTCGGCTGTAATACTGTCTAAAATATGTAGTGCTCAAATAGGAACAATAGCTTTTTTAAGCAATGTTTTTAGAGAAATGCTATCTGTTCTATTAATACCTGTAATAGCTAAACGAATGAATCATATAACATCAATAGCACCTGCTGGGGCTACTTCTATGGATTCTACACTACCAGTTATAATAAAATGTACAGATGAAGAAACGGTTGTAATGGCATTTATAAACGGGGCTATCCTATCCATATTAGTACCAGTATTAGTACCACTTGTATATAACATGTTTGGATAAATATATGTTTAAGAAATTTGAATGGGGAAATGATAAAAAGTTTTTCACTACTTTTTATCATTTCCCCATTTTGATAATTCATTTGGTATTAAACCGCATTTTTGAAGTTGAATAAATATCTGCAATGTGTTTTTAAAATCTCTTGCTTTCGTTGTTATTTTTAATACACAGTTCATAAAAAAGCCTCCTCTAGTTATCTTTTTCTATAAATAATATTCTTAAACATTGATAATTATTCTTAGAATTGTAACTTAAGGAGGCTTTTTAGATTGTAATTGTATCTATATTAGAAAACTTTTCCAGGATTTAAAATATTTTTAGGATCAAATGATAATTTGATATTTTTAAATAGATTCATCATTAATTCACCTTCAGATGATTTAAGATAAGGTCTTTTTGCATAACCTATTCCATGCTCACCCGATACCTTACCTTCTAATTCTATAGCTTTTGAATACATTAACTTAAATACTTCATCAAGCTTTTTATTCCAAGTATTATCGTCAAGTTCATCTCTTAGTATATATATATGTAGGTTTCCATCTCCAGCGTGTCCAAATCCCTTTATTCTTATATTGCATTTATGTTGAAGATCATCCGCAAACTTAACAAACTCAGCTATTTTATTTCTAGGTACAACAACATCACATTCATCCATTTCTGTAGTTGATGCTTTAATAGCTTCTAAAAATGCTCCTCTAGCCTTCCATATAGAATCTTGTCTTTCTTGTGTATTTGATATAAGTACATCAAAAGCTCCAGAATCTAGACATATATGAGCAACTTTTTCATATGCTTTTTCTATTTCTTGAGTAGAATTACCATCAAATGTAAGCAATAGATATGCATCTGCAGAACTATCAGGAAATTTCATACCTAAAAATTCTTCAGAAGCTAAAATAACATCTTTAACCATATATTCTATAGCAGTAGGTATAATCTTAGATTTAATAATCTTAGGGACTGTTTCTATAGCAGCTTCTAAATTTACAAATGGTATCAGTAAACTTATAGATTTTTTAGGTAAAGGAAGTAACTTTAAGGTAGCTTTAGTAACTATGCCTAATGTACCTTCTGATCCTACTATTAAATCTTTCAAGCTATATCCAGAGCTGTTTTTTACAACTTTACCTCCTACACTGATAATTTCTCCATTTGATAAAACTACTTCAAGAGCCCTTACATAATCTCTTGTAACCCCATACTTAACAGCTCTCATTCCACCAGCATTTGTATTTATATTTCCTGCTATAGTGGCGCTTTTTTCACCTGGATCTGGTGGATAAAAAAGATCATGTTCTTCTACGTATTTTGATAGTTCCATTAATAAAACACCGGGTTCTACATCTAAAGTTAGATTATCTTCATCTAACTCTAATATTTTGTTCATGTTACTCATATTAATCATTATTCCTCCATATAGAGGAACTGCTGCTCCAACAAGACCAGTACCTTGTCCTCTAGGAGTTACAGGTATATTATTTTTATATGCATATTTCATAATTTTTGATACTTCTTCAGTTGATAAAACTTCTACTAGAACTTCTGGATATTTTTTTATTCCTGCTAATTCATCATGACTAAAATCTTCATTAATTTCCTCTCCAACAAACACTCTATCTTTTGTACAAATCGAAACTAAAAAATCTATATCATATTTATCTATTTTTTTATAATCCATATTAAGCCCCCCTAACCTTTACTAGCTGCAACTAAATTATCTAATAATACTTCATCATTACTTAGCTTTTCTATTAATCCCGGAATAACTTCATAAATATCTCCAATTATTCCATAGTGTGCGCAATTAAATATAGGTGCATTTTCATCTTTATTAATGGCTATTATACAATCAGACTTGTTCATTCCCGCTACAAATTGAATAGCTCCAGATACTCCGCAAGTTATAATTAATTTAGGTTTTACAGTTCGCCCACTTAGTCCTATTTGTTTCTTTGCATCAACCCATCCAGATTCAATTAAGGGGCGTGTAACAGCTACTTTAGCATTTAGAATATTTGACAATTTATAAATCATATTCATATCTTCTAATTTACGTATTGCTCTTCCTGCTACAATAATAACTTCCGCCTCTTCAATTCCAGATACTTTTTCTTTATCTCTTACTTCTAAAACCGATATAGAAGAACTTAATTTATCTTCTTCTATATCGCAAACAATTATTTCTCCTTTTGTATTAATACTTTTTTCAGGAGCAGAGAATATTTTGTATCTAACAGTTGCAAATTGTGGTCTATGATTAGGAGTATATATATGAGCCATTATATTTCCACCAAATGCTGGTCTAATTTGATCTAAATCTGTATTCTCCTGA is drawn from Tepidibacter hydrothermalis and contains these coding sequences:
- a CDS encoding electron transfer flavoprotein subunit alpha/FixB family protein encodes the protein MAKIVINNDKIKNPEELTSLCPFNAIECNNGKLDINAACKMCKICVKKGPKGVFEYIETNKIEINKDEWRGIVVYVDHVDGNIHPVTFELIGKAKEMADKINHPVYCLFIGDDIKGSAKELLHYGVDKVYIYDNKELKHFRIEPYAAAFEDFISKTKPSIALVGGTTIGRSLAPRVAARFKTGLTADCTILDVQENTDLDQIRPAFGGNIMAHIYTPNHRPQFATVRYKIFSAPEKSINTKGEIIVCDIEEDKLSSSISVLEVRDKEKVSGIEEAEVIIVAGRAIRKLEDMNMIYKLSNILNAKVAVTRPLIESGWVDAKKQIGLSGRTVKPKLIITCGVSGAIQFVAGMNKSDCIIAINKDENAPIFNCAHYGIIGDIYEVIPGLIEKLSNDEVLLDNLVAASKG